Proteins from a genomic interval of Fusarium oxysporum Fo47 chromosome I, complete sequence:
- a CDS encoding aspartic peptidase domain-containing protein has protein sequence MYQFLLALLFVRMAFASSCDAEPLVLPLQDVQVLPDVSDTFMKGIPAEIGTPPQNIVLLPWTDLNNTWIYTDPFCKDSGIPNDESCQVRRGGIFNEEKSTSFTGARDIVKAGGVPNETFFKGGQYGVRNLVKSARGAIDKFTLEGSAELDKFAFGIPTSKWDDTYSTLSPLGLGRNSTYLNALRKAGKIGSRVWSIFWGRMWIKEPLDGSLVLGGYDEKKVIGKNYTAPLVYGDFDGSDGCWTGMKVTLTDVQINYLGGTNVSIFPKGTTLQCCIDPANHLLLEAPTPYIRNFESISGLKTNYSSSGLHWNALQTGLDKQFLADLTFHLDSGLKIRVPNNQYMIPSVDIASNGSRVSNTSKRDILITDIDDGPPILGRYFLTAAYLMVNHDAGTFTLWQANATRERSLVRVFDEETGKKCENTTGVIQPSASYTGAASESSRPDRGIGSNSGSLSGAVIGGAVVGAVAGAALIGLGITYFLIKRKRKADTYYFYPAHEELQRADIYEMDGNPRVDDESYMKAGIR, from the exons GCGAATGGCCTTCGCATCATCTTGCGATGCAGAGCCCTTAGTTCTCCCCCTCCAAGACGTCCAGGTCCTTCCAGATGTCTCCGACACTTTCATGAAAGGCATTCCAGCCGAAATTGGAACACCGCCTCAGAATATCGTTCTTTTACCTTGGAC CGACTTGAACAATACCTGGATATACACCGATCCATTCTGCAAGGACTCAGGTATTCCAAATGACGAATCATGCCAAGTTCGAAGAGGTGGAATATTTAACGAAGAAAAGTCCACGAGTTTCACAGGAGCGAGGGACATCGTCAAAGCAGGCGGTGTACCAAACGAGACATTCTTCAAAGGCGGCCAATACGGAGTTCGCAACCTCGTCAAAAGCGCCAGGGGCGCAATCGACAAGTTCACCCTCGAAGGTTCAGCTGAACTCGACAAATTTGCCTTTGGTATACCAACGAGTAAATGGGACGATACATACAGTACTCTGAGTCCCCTCGGCTTAGGCCGTAATTCAACATATCTCAACGCCTTACGTAAAGCTGGAAAGATTGGTTCACGAGTATGGTCCATATTCTGGGGACGCATGTGGATCAAAGAACCTCTTGATGGATCTTTAGTACTCGGTGGttatgatgagaagaaagtcATTGGTAAAAATTACACTGCGCCGCTTGTATATGGAGATTTCGATGGCTCGGATGGGTGCTGGACTGGTATGAAGGTGACTTTGACTGATGTCCAGATCAATTATCTCGGTGGAACGAATGTTAGTATCTTTCCGAAGGGGACGACGTTGCAGTGTTGTATCGATCCGGCGAATCATTTGCTGCTCGAGGCACCGACGCCGTATATACGGAATTTTGAGTCTATCAGTGGTTTGAAGACGAATTACTCATCGAGTGGACTGCACTGGAATGCCCTTCAGACAGGCCTCGACAAGCA GTTCTTGGCCGACCTGACCTTTCATCTCGACTCCGGTCTCAAGATCCGCGTCCCAAACAACCAATACATGATCCCCTCCGTGGACATCGCCTCCAACGGCTCACGAGTCAGCAATACATCCAAACGCGACATTCTCATAACAGATATCGACGACGGACCACCAATTCTTGGGAGGTATTTCCTCACAGCGGCGTATCTCATGGTCAATCACGATGCTGGGACTTTCACGCTCTGGCAGGCGAATGCCACTCGGGAAAGAAGCCTCGTGAGAGTATTCGATGAGGAGACGGGGAAGAAGTGTGAGAATACTACGGGCGTTATACAACCCTCTGCGTCTTACACGGGCGCTGCTTCTGAGAGTTCGAGACCAGATAGAGGGATTGGTTCGAATTCGGGTTCACTCTCTGGTGCGGTCATTGGTGGCGCTGTTGTTGGTGCTGTAGCTGGGGCGGCGTTGATAGGGCTGGGAATTACTTACTTCTTGATCAAACGGAAACGAAAAGCTG ATACATACTACTTTTACCCTGCGCATGAGGAGCTGCAAAGAGCGGATATATACGAGATGGACGGGAACCCAAGAGTCGACGACGAGTCCTACATGAAAGCTGGAATACGAtag